CCAGCCTGTCACCAACCACTGGCAGAAAGTAGGACAACGCTTCTCATCAGTCCCTTGCCTCACGTCCTGCCTACAGAACTAGAATGAATGTGATTCAATGTCTATAGTTGTATCCTCACCTGGATCATTCCCAGCTGTAGACCGCTTCTCATCACATCTGGTCTAGTGTATATggggacagaggggggaggggaggggggggagggggttgtCAGCCGTGTGCTCATAGAAAAAAAAAGCCCCTCATGCAGGTTTGAGTCATTCTTCCTGCTTCACTGAAATGCTGCTATATACAGAAGTAATTAACCACATAACCACATCATAATAATAGGTTACGTTGTATCTGGTCTTTCGGGGGTCATTGTCTCCATTTTGTTTTGGAGAGCAGAACACCAAACCAATACTCTACTCTGTATGTGTAAAGCTGTTGCACTGAGACTACATAGGCCTATGTAAGATTATTGGATGCTCGGACTGGAAATAAAAACCACTCTTGAATGATGAAAGATCTCGTTAGTTGGGAAACACACACGACTGATACTCCTATGACCTAATATGGGGCAGTTTGATCACAATGATTTAGGTGATGATCTGTCACCTGTTATGGTGACATTAATGTAGCTCGTTACCTAAAACACATTGACCACAGACCGTATTGCAACGTCGTTATTACATGGACATGTTCAGTAAGCCGTGTTGTGAAATCAATCGTGTTGTTAGAAGCATTTTATTTGTGTATTATAGACTTTCTGTAACAATTTAGGACGTTTGTATCATTTGTATTTAGTTCAATGTCAACTTTCAGTCATATCATGATGACCGTTACCTCATTGATCTGTGGGGAAAGACAGAGAATGTTATTTCTTAACTTTATTTCACTAGACATGTCAGCtataaacaaattcttattttcaatgatggccgaggaacagtgggttaactgccttgttcaggggaccagtgggttaactgccttgttcaggggaccagtgggttaactgccttgttcaggggaccagtgggttaactgccttgttcaggggaccagtgggttaactgccttgttcaggggaccagtgggttaactgccttgttcaggggaccagtgggttaactgccttgttcaggggaccagtgggttaactgccttgttcaggggaccagtgggttaactgccttgttcaggggaccagtgggttaactgccttgttcagggaaccagtgggttaactgccttgttcaggggcagaacaacagatttttttaacttgtcagctcagagatttgaacatgcaacccttcggttactagtccaacactctaaccactaggctacacctGTATATCTTAGACAGTGCAGTAGTTATAGCTTGACCAAGTCAGCCACAGTTTTCCAAGTCTGAAAATAGAAAAGCGGAAGCAATCTTTATTTaaagacaatttttttttttttgaggctACAATGTATTATTTTAGATAACAGAAGTGTGTGTATTATTTTAGATAACAGAAGTGTGTGTATTATTTTAGATAACAGAAGTGTGTGtattattttacattttacatGTATGTATTTTACATGTATCTTCCACATGTGTCACAGTTACACAACCTCCTCTGGTTAAACCTCACAGATGAATATGACCATTGAATAAACATGTCAGCAGGTGCTTTTCCCATAAACCTCGTACAGGAAATGAAAACAATGGATTTCTGGGACATTACGGCATaccctgttcaaatcaaatcaaagtttatctgTCACgggcgctgaatacaacaggtgtacagtcttacagtgaaatgcttacttacaggctctaaccaatagtgcaaaaaaaggtgttaggtgaacaataggtaggtaaagaaataaaacaacagtaaaaagacatgctatatacagtagacaggctataaatgtagcgaggctacatacagacaccggttagtcaggctgattgaggtagtatgtacatgtagatatggttaaagtgactatgcattattgagacagagagtagcagcagcgtaaaaaagagGGATTGGGGGGGtgaggggggcacacaatgcaaatagtccgggtaaccatttgattacctgttcaggagtcttatggcttgggggtaaaaactgttgagaagcctttttgtcctagacttggctttGACAAGAATAAAAGCCAAAACATAATTATTCAACTGTGTATGTTATCCtcgtcagtggaggctggtgacgggaggacagctcataataatggctggaacagagcgaatGCAACGGCATCGAActcatggaaaccatgtgtttgatgtatttgatatcattccacttatttccgctccagtcattaccacgagcccccgtcctccctaattaaggtTACACCAATCTCCTGTGATCCTTGTACATGTCAAAACGGAACAAAAAAAGTTAGATATTGGGATACATTTGTAGATTACTACATTTTGGAAACCCCCTGAACAATAACATAATGCTCACTCCCATAGGGAGGGGTAATGACtgggagatagacagacagacagagagagagagagagagagagagagagagagagagagagagagagagagagagagagaaagggggtggAGGTTACGAGGGTGACTAAGCCTGAGAGCATAAATACTGAACCCAAAGCACAAAGCACCAAAGGAGAACATCCTATCCACTAAACTTCAAGGAACAGTGATCCACTGCAAGCTTTGTTACTGTCACTGAGAGTCTCTTCATTGGCTGTCTGGCACATCACATCGTATCTTCTCTATTACTTTGGGCAACTTTCATCTTACCTTGGTCTCACCATGAGATCTCACCATAGAGTTCTGGTTTTCCTAGTGTTGGCAATGTGCACGGTAGGTGGATGGTGCGTTCCCCTGGAGAAAACTGTGTCTGTCACCTTCCCTGGAGATGTCCTCAAGAACATGACGGATATGGAGCTGGCAGAAGTGAGTAGCAGATGCATAGAGAGACGCATTAAATGTTATAGCTTTTTAAATCTATAAACAGATTTAATTTGTCctgaaaacaaaacatacagCCTGGGCTAAAATACATTTGGCGAATTGTCCATCGTGTCTCAATGTCATGACATAATATAAACCTAAAGTCAATCAATCTAAATGGAGTAATTTCTAATTATATGCAATAATCTCAACAGTTGCTATCTCATTATTTGCAATGATCGAATTATCTATTAAATCTCATTGCATTCATTATTTCCTACCTCCAGAGCTACCTGAAGAGGTTTGGCTACATGAACGTTCAGCACCGCAGTGGTTTCCAGTCTATGGTGTCCACCTCCAAGGCTCTGATGAGAATGCAGAGGCagatggggttggaggagacAGGGACGCTGGACAAGTCTACGGTAGCAGCAATGAAGGCACCTCGCTGTGGGGTCCCTGATATACGCTCCTACCAGACCTTTGAAGGGGACCTAAAATGGGATCATCATGATGTTACATACAGGTACAGGCACCAGTTATGTGGGACTGGTTTAGGGTTCTAAGCATTAGAGTTGAGGTTAATCTCATCCACCCAGTCGGTAGCAATTGAGCGTGTGGACGAGGTTAGGGTTACAAGTATAGTGTGTGGAGAAGTTAAAGCCAGGTGTGCACAGTGTCACAAGGGCCTGGAAATACTATATGATTTATAGCAAACAGAGCAAGTAGCTAAACATGTGTCCGTTCAAGCCTCGGTGGCCTTCATAGGTGATTTGCTTTTCTCTCTAGGATCCTGAACTACTCTCCAGACATGGAAGCTTCTCTGATAGACGACGCCTTCGCCAGAGCCTTCAAGGTGTGGAGTGATGTCACCCCTCTCACCTTCACGCGACTCTTCGACGGCACCGCTGACATCATGGTGTCATTTGGAAAAGCAGGTAAGAAGGGCTGCAGTAACTGTACACAGCCTGAGATTCAAACGGACGCGCTGTTTTTTCACCCATTGTTTCACCTCAGTGAAACGGCGCGTGTCAGTTTTGGATTTCAAGGCTATGCAATATGTGTCATACAATCTCTGAAAGCATCAATTAAACAGCCTCGGGCCTCCcagaacatttacattttttatctcTAAGTTGAAGAATACACATCCAAATGAATCTTTATTGAAGAAACATGAAAGGAAGGAACTGAACTGACCAAATTGAAATAAGATTAACCCCAACCCTGCATGAAATTAATGGCATTAATTCATTGCCTTGTTATTTTCCAGATCATGGAGACGGCTACCCCTTCGATGGTAAGGACGGCCTTCTGGCCCACGCCTTCCCCCCTGGTGAGGGCATACAGGGAGACGCCCACTTTGACGACGACGAAAACTGGACCCTCGGCAAAGGAGCAGGTCAGCATGGAGGTGTATAGTCAATCCTGGCTGTTTCAGTCAGTCAGTGCTTCATGGTGCTAGGTCACCCCGTAGTGTCCATTTTAAGCATCTTATTGACTGAGATTGAACTGAACTATGTGCCTCTGCCAACATCTCCACGTCATCTGTAGGATTGAAATCTTGAGCTCCAGTGAACCATCTTATTATATGTATTTAATCATGTTTGACATAGCTGTTGTTCACAATTGCTCCCAATAAAAACATCACTTTTTTTTGTTCCAGCTGTGAAGACTAGCTTTGGCAACGCAGAGGGTGCTCTGTGCCACTTCCCTTTTTCCTTCGAGGGCAAAGAGTACTCCACCTGCACCACAGAGGGGCGCTCTGACAACCTGCCCTGGTGTGCCACCACAGCCGACTACGGCAGAGACAAGAAATTCGGCTTCTGTCCAAGTGAACGTAAGATTGACAGTTAATACTTGAGAGGAATGATTGGTCAGAAACTATTTTAGACCGAGTTTTCTTTGACATGCCTCTAATCgtatgcccctctctctctctacctctttctctccctctttctctctctctctctctctctcgctccctctctctctctctctctctctctgtctctctctctctctacctctttctctccctctttctctctctcgctccctctctcctttttctcacACACAGTTCTGTACACGTTCGACGGAAACAGCAACGGCAAAGAATGTGTGTTCCCCTTCGTGTTCCTGGGGGAGACATATGAAGGTTGCACGACAGAGGGTCGCAGTGATGGATACCGCTGGTGCTCCACCACAGAGAACTTTGACAAGGATAAGAAGTATGGCTTCTGTCCCAACAGAGGTGAGGGAGTATCACTGTCACCactaccagacctgggttcaaatagtattatttttctttcaaatactttgaatgTTTTATTGATCCTGCCTGGAGagtcagatgggcggggttttcatttttgggactattccaATGTTTCCATTGCTCCAGGAAACCACATGTTCCCTAatagtgttgtgtctgtgttatgACAGATACGGCTGTGATTGGTGGAAACTCTGAGGGAGAGCCGTGCCAGTTCCCCTTTGTCTTCCTGGGGAAGAAGTATGACTCATGCACCAGTGAGGGACGGGGAGACGGCAGGCTGTGGTGCGCTACCACCAGCGACTTTGACGCAGACACGAAATGGGGCTTCTGCCCAGATAGGGGTGAGTGACATAGACAGCGTAAGTGCACCTACCATGCTGACTCAAACTGCTGGCTGACAGTCAGAGACAACGTCAGGGCACCTACCATGCTGACTCAAACTGCTGGCTGACAGTCAGAGACAACGTCAGGGCACCTACCATGCTGACTCAAACTGCTGGCTCACAGTCAGAGACAACGTCAGGGCACCTACCATGCTGACTCAAACTGCTGGCTGACAGTCAGAGACAACATCAGGGCACCTACCATGCTGACTCAAATTGCTGGCTCAGATCATTTACTTTGAAATTGCCCTTTCAAGCACAATTCTAAGTATATACTTAACCAGGCTAGTGCAGTGTAGCTCATCTTGATTCAATAGTGTGGAAAATGTATATTAATGTAGGtgcactagcctggtcccagatctgttgtcccattctatagcctggtcctagatctgttgtctccttctatagcctggtcccagatctgttgtctcgttctatagcctggtcctagatctgttgtctccttctatagcccgGCCCCAGATCTGATGTCTCCGTCTATAGCCtaatcccagatctgttgtctacttctatagcctggtcctagatctgttgtctccttctatagcctggtcctagatctgttgtctccttttATAGCCTGTCCCCAGATCTGATGTCTccatctatagcctggtcccagatctgttgtctccttctatagccggtcccagatctgttgtctccttctatagcctggtcccagatctgttgtctccttctatagcctggtcccagatctgttgtctccttctataccctggtcccagatctgttgtctccttctatagcctaatcccagatctgtttgtgctcgaGCCAACTCCATTACTGTAATTTTACAGCCAAACGTGACAATGATTGACGGGTAGTTGGCATGATAGCAGACTGACACTCAGGTCATAGGTGCACACCACAACTGACTTAATGATGTGTTTctactcaccctctcctctctcaggctacAGTCTGTTCCTGGTTGCGGCCCACGAGTTTGGTCATGCCCTGGGTCTGGACCACTCCAACATCAGAGACGCCCTCATGTATCCCATGTACAGCTACGTGGAAGACTTCTCCCTGCATGAAGATGATGTTGAGGGCATTCAGTATCTCTATGGTATGATATTATCAAAATATGACATGATTACACAATATCCCTAGTCTGGCCTTAGATCTGTTCGTGCTTTCTTGACTGACAACTACCATAGGAGTTGGCGAAACAAACAGACCTTGCACCAGGCTGCAATATCATGTGATCCCACAGAATTCACAACATACATACAACAACGCAGTATTTCCCCCTATCACAACAGAGATCCGTTGATAATGGAACAACAATGACAATAGTTAAGTGTTATTCATTTAATTCATTGCATTCCTTCCCACTATCTTCCCACCCAGGATCCAAGACAGGCCCTGACCCCACACCCCCTGGGCCCACCATCCCTACACCTGGTCCCAGCGACGAGCCTGAGCCCaacacccccactaccaccactaccagccCCACCACTACACACCCTGTGGACCCATCCCAGGACGCCTGCCAGATCAACAAGTTCGACGCCATCACAGAGATCGATGGAGACCTGCACTTCTTCAAGGATGGGTGAGCAACCTTGTAAAAAAGAAGGTTGCTTTGCGGTCCGACAGTAGAACCTTTTTGAGGGCTTTGATGTTAAATGGGTGTTGTGCCCCTCACAACAAGAGTTGTTAGATAAGGGAGAGATAACTGTAGAGAGATACAGGACAGAGTTATGGACTAAGGGAGAGATAACTGGAGAGAGATACAAGATAGTGTTATGGGCTAAGGGAGAGATAACCTGAGAGAAAAACAGGATATACAATGTAAGAGTACAGGACAGAATGTAAATAAACAAGCCAAGGATTCACATATTCCTTACACTGGATTACCTTTTCACTACTAAGAACAGCTACACCACAAGGACCATAAGCGGTCATGAACACTTTTTGAATCATTATAGCGACAATTTCTTATGAAATTGTAGCCCATTAtcttacaatgtaaaaaataattataCATTGTTGCTAAATTCATAATTGTGATGTATTTTTGCTGATTCAACAGGCAATATTGGAGGTTGTCAAGCAAGACTGACGGTGGACTGAAGGGTCCGTTCTCCATGTCTGAGAGGTGGCCAGCTCTGCCGGCCGTCATTGACACGGCCTTTGAGGACCTTGTGACAAAGAAAATCTACTTCTTCTCAGGTAAACAGAATTCtgatttttacacacacacacacacacaaacacacagactctaAGCTTTGTCTCTGTTATCCCACAGGCACCAGGTTCTGGGTGTATACAGGACAGAGTCTCCTGGGACCCCGCAGCATTGACAAACTGGGTCTGCCCTCTACTGTAGAGAAGGTGGAGGGAGCACTGCAGAGAGGGAAAGGCAAGGTGCTGCTCTTCAGTGGAGAGAACTACTGGAGGTGAGTCAAGTTTCAATGTCCCGTatacaagtacagtgaaatacctttcttgcaagctctaaaaCACAaaaaatgcagtaatcaatatcaatgtagtactAAAAAGAACtgaaggtagaacaaaaacacatgagAAATAAAAGCCTGAGTTTAGGAAGTAGGGGGTGTTGAGAGTTTGTGGGTTCAAGTTCTGAAGGGATCATCATCACATCCACATACTAGAAATGCATGCACTCACTGTATTGTAAATTTCTTTGGATAAAAGTGACTGCTAAGCAGCAGAATATTGTTATAAGCTATAtattatataactatatattATCATAACCTAGAGAATACTGACCTAAAAAGTAACTAGAAGATGAAGAGGATCAGAAGAGGATCAAGGTTCAACTTATAACTATTTGCTGTATCTGTAGGTCTATGTTTTGTAATAACCAAACGTATCTGATCCTTACAGGCTGGATGTGAAGGGCCAGAATATCGACAAGGGATATCCCCGCTTCACAGACATCGTCTTTGGGGGTGTTCCCAATGATGCTCATGATGTCTTCCACTTCAAGGGTAAATATTAAATTATTCATTGACTCTGTGTGTAGACCTTTAAAAAGGGCCTTATTTTATTTATCTACACGAAGCAACAAAAATATTACAGCAAACTGTCAGTTTAGTATGTACTTTCTTATCAAAGTTAGACACAttacaatcatgtagtaactcacAATCACGTTATAACTCACAATTATGTTTAACTCCTCATAACCTATTGTGATTGTTCCTACTCTAGGCCACATCTACTTCTGTCGGGATCGTTTCTACTGGCGAATGAACTCTAGGAGACAGGTAGACCGTGTGGGATACGTGAAGTACGACATCCTGAAGTGTACCGACTCCTCCAACTTCCGCTACTGAGCTACTTTACCCATAGAAATTGACATACTAGAATGAGTATCCCCGTAAAAGTCAGTATTTCATGACGGTCTAAGGGGCCATCTTGGTTCTAGTATGAATATTTCTATGGCACTGTTTCTGGGCTGAATATTTTAAGAACCTTTCCAACAGGATGTTCATTCTTAGAGTCCCAGatttgtttgtgctgtcttgccaacgtATTGCTATgccattctctgtctctcctgaggCTATAAAAGGGGATCTCTAATGCGAGAATTATGCAGATGAGTGCTTGTGGTACTGTTGGTGTATGGGGTGCCGTTTGTAAAGTTGAAACGACGCCCCACTTTGTGTGCTTTTTAAGACGGTGAAATATTGCCCCCCGTCCAGTTGATTCAGGTCAAACCAAATGATACACATGTATGGGCAATTTCCTTCTAACTGTGTGAGTAAATGGATATATTGTCCTCTAGTGTAGGGTCTAGAGACAGATAACCACTGCCCTGAAATAACGATTTCAGCACCAGCAGATCCGATTCACAATCTGTTGGTGCTTTAGCCTATCTGCCTGGCGCAGATATTTTTTGATGAGCCATGAATTTGTATGTATTATTACCCTCTAGTTTTATTTTTGTGTTCAACAATGCAATGTTGGTTTATTTGGTGTTATTTTATATTTCTGAACTGGCTCAAAAAGCCATGCATTTTGCACTGGATGTCACGCAATGGTGTCTCCATCACGTTTAAGTTATTTCGTAAGTAAATCAATGTTTTGTATTAGAACTGGAAATTCAATAAACAAATAGCACTTCATTATTAGTTGTTGTCATTTTAACTATATAGCTAACTAATCATATTGTGCAGCGGTCACCaggcctcttcctctctgttgtcAACAACACAATGAGGTTCCGCATAATAGTTGGGAGCTAtgcctgttttttgttgttgttgaatgtcCACACAGCTGACAGAGCCAAACATCCAGCGTTATTAAGGTGCCACTGCCACATTCTAAGAAATCTAAGTAAATAGATACATTGTAACATCTAACCATGGTTATACAATCATCAAGATGCTATTTTACATTGTAAGAAGCTCGATATTACACTTGAAAATTAACTGCGCTGCTCGTAGTCAA
This genomic stretch from Oncorhynchus kisutch isolate 150728-3 linkage group LG24, Okis_V2, whole genome shotgun sequence harbors:
- the LOC109884782 gene encoding matrix metalloproteinase-9-like, with amino-acid sequence MRSHHRVLVFLVLAMCTVGGWCVPLEKTVSVTFPGDVLKNMTDMELAESYLKRFGYMNVQHRSGFQSMVSTSKALMRMQRQMGLEETGTLDKSTVAAMKAPRCGVPDIRSYQTFEGDLKWDHHDVTYRILNYSPDMEASLIDDAFARAFKVWSDVTPLTFTRLFDGTADIMVSFGKADHGDGYPFDGKDGLLAHAFPPGEGIQGDAHFDDDENWTLGKGAAVKTSFGNAEGALCHFPFSFEGKEYSTCTTEGRSDNLPWCATTADYGRDKKFGFCPSELLYTFDGNSNGKECVFPFVFLGETYEGCTTEGRSDGYRWCSTTENFDKDKKYGFCPNRDTAVIGGNSEGEPCQFPFVFLGKKYDSCTSEGRGDGRLWCATTSDFDADTKWGFCPDRGYSLFLVAAHEFGHALGLDHSNIRDALMYPMYSYVEDFSLHEDDVEGIQYLYGSKTGPDPTPPGPTIPTPGPSDEPEPNTPTTTTTSPTTTHPVDPSQDACQINKFDAITEIDGDLHFFKDGQYWRLSSKTDGGLKGPFSMSERWPALPAVIDTAFEDLVTKKIYFFSGTRFWVYTGQSLLGPRSIDKLGLPSTVEKVEGALQRGKGKVLLFSGENYWRLDVKGQNIDKGYPRFTDIVFGGVPNDAHDVFHFKGHIYFCRDRFYWRMNSRRQVDRVGYVKYDILKCTDSSNFRY